The Aspergillus flavus chromosome 2, complete sequence region GGATGCTCGCGGATGAACTTGGTACAGTCATAGACAATTTTGTCCACGACAATCCAAGCACGGCCGTGGCCTTTCGAGAAGCTTAACTTGTGGTCTCTGACCACCGCGGCCGGGATAAATGGTAAATCGTTGTCGGGGATAGAGTCTTGAAGTGGATATTCGAGGTGTAATTCTTCGACGTGCTCCGCGTGCTCGAAGTCTTCGGCGTGTTTGATGTTTTGAACATGCTCCGAGGGCTTGACGCTTGTGACATGCGCAGTAGGCCCGTTTCGTGGGCGTCTGAGACTTAGCCAGCCCATTGCGATAATCTCGATAGTTGCAGTAgggaagatgtggaagatAGGCCGGGCCAAATGACATCTTGTTGGGTCGCTAGATTGCGGAGAAGCGCGGAGAAGGGGAGAAAGGGGGAAGTGGTGCCCTAAGTCcgagaagatggagaaagtcACCCCGATTGGGTGCCCACTCAACCCCCATGGCGGATGAGCAGATCAGTGCGGGGAAGCTTTACTCAACCAGTATTGTATGATAAAACCACATATCAGAGAGATTCGCATTTTCCTAATCACCCCCGACCTGTACAACCTCGTTCTCTCTTTGACAAACAGAACAGTGCTCGATTCTATTCATCTTATTTACTCCACCCTTCATTCACCATGTTTAAGGTGTCATGGATGTCAAAGGACTGCCCAGTCGAGCATTATGATGGGCCACCGCGCAACATCGCATACATTGATCAGCTTGATTTCGACCACAATCTCCAGCCCGTCAACTATGAGATCGCCGGAACAAGCGCGTCATCGAAAATTCTCATCCTAGACGTTGACATCCTGGAAGCAACCGGCCGGGAGCCCTACCGAGGAGACGTCCTCATCGTAGGTATGTTATTCCACCACTGTCTCCCTCAACCTTTACCGGCTGACGAAAATGTTCTGCAGGGGAGAGATTCGCTTATGTAGGCGAGGTTCCCAAAAAAGATACACTCCTCGCAGATTCCAGTGTCCGTGTTTTTCACGGAAAGGGGCGCACGTTAATGCCAGGGTTGGGGGACTCCCACACCCACTTCACCTGGAACGGCGGCGACCTGGATCGGCTGGGAGAACTCGGTGTTGAGGAACATACTCTTCTCACCGCCAGGAGCGCCGAATGCTTTTTGGATTCCGGTTACACCATGTGCTTTGGAGCTGCATCCGCTAAGAAACGCCTGGATGTTGTGATTCGAGACGCAATTAACGCTGGAGATATCCCAGGTCCTCGATTCTTGGCGAATGGGCAAGAAATGGCACGAAGAGGGGGCGAACTAGTCAGGGGAATCACTGCGTATGCTGATGGCCCCGAGGAAATGAGAGAAGTGTACgccagaagagaaagaataacTTGGACCACACTGACAACACATCAGTATCCGTGAACATATCCAGCTCGGAGTGGATCAAGTGAAGCTTTCAATGTCTGGAGAATCGGTAGGACAAGCATAGAAATTCGTCGGAGCTTAGTGCTAACGAACTATTATCAGATCACGGAGACCCGAGATGCAGAAGACTGCTACTTCACCCCACAAGAGACAGCAGCATGTGTTGACGAGGCCCACAAAATGAATAAGCGGGTCTGCTCACACGCACGAGCGCGAGACTCTGTCCAGCAATCAATTGATTTTGGAGTTGACGTCATCTATCATGCCTCCTTTATCGACGGAAAAGGTAAGGCCCCTCTGTATTTGGATTGTTTATCGCATCCTGATGACTTTGAAAGGCATGGATGCCctcgaaaagaagaaatccaagcACGTAGTAGCACCCGCCATCAATTGGCTCATTGCTACGCTCCACGACGCTGTCGCTTTCGGCTACACTACGGAGAAGGCTGAGCAGGTAGGCTACCAGAGGGAGCTTGA contains the following coding sequences:
- a CDS encoding putative fatty acid desaturase encodes the protein MGWLSLRRPRNGPTAHVTSVKPSEHVQNIKHAEDFEHAEHVEELHLEYPLQDSIPDNDLPFIPAAVVRDHKLSFSKGHGRAWIVVDKIVYDCTKFIREHPGGETVIRSFVGEDCSWQFWRFHDKGIMEEWGRPLRVGRTEGIGNRFKEIPKYFGRSEMR